Proteins from a single region of Paraglaciecola sp. T6c:
- the asnB gene encoding asparagine synthase (glutamine-hydrolyzing) yields the protein MCGIAGFTQFSGNMGNQQTLKKMGDSIYHRGPDAGREYIDEYVGLAHRRLAIIDLSEAGTQPMYSHDERYIIAFNGEIYNFQALRDDLVSEGYPFKTHTDTEVILALYAAHGEKMLSMLNGMFAFALWDTTSKRLLIARDRVGKKPLYYLKTDTQFAFASEIKALLTLPNVSREVRLDAVHDFFAYQYVPDPKTIFTDIHKLPPAHFMWVSQDGIQIEQYWDVSFKQTSNQSQTELTKALYDLATEKTCSRMVSDVPLGAFLSGGIDSSGVVAMMALNSDKPVKTCSIGFDEKRFNETEFAQIVADQYKTEHHEFTVHQNVKDNLEEIVGYFDEPFADPSLVPTYFVSQLARSQVTVAIAGDGGDEVFAGYEKYTTDALENKLRERFPEALRKKVFPKLANVFAKSEHPLFRKAKSLLTSLSLDPAMGFYVTNSMIDDRLWERLASSDTKAKLGAYHPSEVTLENYHKADGKDHLSKILYTDMKTYLPGGILVKVDRMSMAHSLEVRAPLLDKDVIEFSATLPSDLKYRDGEKKFILKEAFKPVLPDDILYRKKMGFSVPLATWLRCEIKELTEDYLFNKAQGIQQYFDMNVVKQLWQQHQAEKADHSTVLWSMLMFQMWWFRYIQSTEMTKSQ from the coding sequence ATGTGTGGTATTGCAGGGTTTACACAATTTAGCGGGAACATGGGTAACCAGCAAACCCTTAAAAAAATGGGTGACAGTATTTATCATCGTGGTCCAGACGCTGGTCGCGAATATATCGATGAATACGTAGGTCTAGCCCATCGTCGGTTGGCCATTATCGACTTGTCAGAAGCCGGCACACAGCCTATGTACTCACATGACGAAAGATACATCATTGCCTTTAACGGTGAGATATATAACTTTCAGGCACTTCGTGATGACCTTGTCAGCGAAGGCTATCCATTTAAAACCCACACGGACACAGAAGTGATCCTTGCGCTCTATGCAGCGCACGGTGAAAAGATGCTTAGCATGTTAAATGGCATGTTCGCATTCGCCCTTTGGGACACTACCAGCAAGCGTTTACTCATTGCTCGAGATCGCGTAGGCAAAAAGCCCCTTTATTACCTTAAAACTGACACTCAGTTTGCGTTTGCCTCTGAAATTAAAGCATTACTTACACTCCCCAATGTGTCGCGGGAGGTCAGGCTAGACGCAGTACATGACTTCTTTGCTTATCAATATGTACCAGACCCAAAAACTATTTTCACCGATATTCACAAACTGCCTCCGGCACACTTTATGTGGGTCTCGCAAGATGGGATACAGATAGAACAATACTGGGATGTTTCCTTTAAGCAAACCAGCAATCAATCTCAGACCGAACTGACCAAAGCACTTTACGATTTAGCCACAGAAAAAACCTGTTCTCGTATGGTCAGTGACGTGCCCTTAGGCGCATTTTTGAGTGGTGGAATAGACTCCAGTGGTGTGGTCGCTATGATGGCGCTGAATAGCGATAAGCCAGTCAAAACCTGCTCAATAGGATTCGATGAAAAGCGTTTTAACGAAACCGAATTTGCCCAAATTGTCGCTGATCAATATAAAACCGAGCACCACGAATTTACCGTTCACCAAAATGTAAAAGACAACTTAGAAGAGATAGTCGGTTATTTTGACGAGCCTTTTGCCGACCCATCTTTAGTACCAACGTATTTTGTTTCTCAGTTGGCACGCTCTCAGGTAACGGTAGCGATTGCCGGTGATGGCGGCGATGAAGTATTTGCAGGCTATGAAAAATACACCACAGATGCACTGGAAAACAAACTACGTGAACGCTTTCCCGAAGCGCTGCGCAAGAAGGTATTCCCTAAACTCGCCAACGTATTCGCTAAAAGTGAGCATCCACTATTTAGAAAGGCTAAATCTCTGTTAACAAGTTTGAGTTTAGACCCCGCCATGGGGTTTTATGTGACTAACTCGATGATAGATGATCGCCTTTGGGAACGTTTAGCCTCATCAGATACCAAGGCTAAGTTAGGCGCTTACCATCCAAGTGAAGTAACACTCGAAAACTACCACAAGGCCGATGGGAAAGACCACTTGTCGAAGATTTTGTATACCGACATGAAGACCTACTTGCCCGGCGGCATTTTAGTAAAAGTCGATCGTATGAGTATGGCGCACTCCTTAGAAGTGCGTGCGCCCCTACTAGATAAAGACGTCATTGAATTCTCTGCTACCCTGCCATCGGATTTAAAATATCGTGACGGCGAGAAAAAATTCATCCTCAAAGAAGCCTTTAAACCAGTTTTGCCTGATGATATTTTATATCGCAAAAAAATGGGCTTCTCGGTGCCCTTAGCGACATGGTTACGATGTGAAATTAAAGAACTAACCGAAGATTACTTGTTTAATAAAGCTCAGGGCATCCAACAATATTTTGATATGAATGTGGTCAAGCAGCTTTGGCAGCAACATCAAGCAGAAAAAGCCGATCACAGCACGGTGTTATGGAGCATGTTGATGTTTCAAATGTGGTGGTTTCGTTATATTCAATCGACTGAAATGACAAAATCGCAATGA
- a CDS encoding GNAT family N-acetyltransferase yields MTVQVRLVTQADKSIWNAYINNHPRATPYHYYGWVESVEQAYQHENTSAIALCGDDVVGVFPCILMRRPLLRPAFCSLPYCDLGFLLADDSTTADKLMAFMKQQLLNVTGRTFQLRDYIDEPPPESQMEGQKVRMLLSLPATSEELMSNFKSKLRSQIRKSEKNGLRYEIHKNGNGLDDFYHIFAINMRKLGSPVHSKAWFQHIIENYKENSILSVVYSENVPVGAGITLSTGGVTSIPWASTVAEYNRLAPNMLLYWSLLKEACDNNMQTFDFGRSTFNEGTYRFKAQWGATPQLLNWYDATTQIQQDFSAQDNDERENVPQGKIRPVIEKVWAKLPLHVTTALGPKIRKHISL; encoded by the coding sequence ATGACGGTGCAAGTACGCTTAGTCACACAAGCAGACAAATCCATATGGAATGCTTACATCAATAACCACCCTAGAGCAACGCCATATCACTATTATGGTTGGGTCGAAAGTGTAGAACAGGCATACCAACACGAAAATACCTCAGCCATTGCCCTTTGCGGCGACGACGTTGTTGGCGTGTTCCCTTGTATCCTGATGCGTCGACCTTTGTTGCGCCCTGCATTTTGCTCCCTGCCCTATTGTGATTTGGGTTTCTTGCTCGCTGATGACAGCACAACTGCAGATAAACTGATGGCATTCATGAAGCAGCAATTATTGAATGTCACTGGGCGAACATTTCAATTAAGAGACTACATAGACGAACCCCCACCAGAGTCACAAATGGAAGGCCAAAAAGTACGCATGCTTTTGTCGTTGCCCGCCACTAGTGAAGAATTAATGAGCAACTTCAAATCAAAACTACGCAGCCAAATACGAAAGTCAGAAAAAAATGGCCTGCGCTATGAAATCCATAAAAACGGTAATGGCTTGGACGATTTTTACCACATATTCGCGATCAATATGCGTAAATTGGGCTCCCCTGTACATAGCAAAGCATGGTTTCAACATATCATTGAAAACTATAAAGAAAACAGTATATTATCCGTCGTTTACAGTGAAAACGTACCCGTTGGTGCTGGGATAACGCTGTCTACAGGGGGAGTGACTTCAATACCATGGGCATCGACAGTCGCCGAGTACAATCGTTTAGCTCCTAACATGCTGTTGTATTGGTCTTTACTAAAAGAAGCGTGTGACAATAACATGCAAACATTTGATTTTGGGCGCTCCACTTTTAATGAGGGGACTTATCGATTTAAAGCTCAGTGGGGAGCCACGCCCCAATTACTGAATTGGTATGATGCCACAACACAAATTCAACAAGATTTTAGCGCTCAGGATAACGATGAACGTGAAAACGTACCACAGGGTAAAATCAGACCCGTAATTGAGAAAGTTTGGGCAAAATTGCCTTTGCATGTAACGACCGCGCTTGGTCCTAAAATTCGTAAACATATCAGTTTGTAA
- a CDS encoding polysaccharide deacetylase family protein — MQRSKSPPIIFVLSIDTEEEWDWSGAFPQQNADVNNVALLPSFHAHLGALGVRPTYLVDYAVADCPTAASTIRTISAQQNCEIGAHLHPWCNPPYFGPATDESSHVVNLPKEQVSQKLDVLMRRIEEQFSVKAKSFRTGRWGIDSNVLKLLTNVGITVDSSVYPFYSNDYFSCLGAPSLPYWPDLNNPLVSSQQRDIFELPVTVGFNRPNFSRWNDIHTKFASPPYSWTRFNGIAWHTHLLRKQYLCPELSAPKDMLSLCETVINKGYTVLHMYMHSSSLLDNNNSLLGNRNAYEFLSESITEVITTLRAKYELNFCTLSEAAEKIQQHPQKSTK; from the coding sequence ATGCAACGAAGCAAATCGCCACCCATTATTTTTGTTCTCTCCATTGATACAGAGGAAGAATGGGACTGGTCAGGTGCATTCCCACAACAAAATGCTGATGTGAATAATGTGGCATTGTTGCCCAGTTTTCACGCGCACCTTGGTGCTTTAGGGGTTCGACCAACATACCTAGTCGACTATGCAGTTGCGGATTGCCCTACTGCTGCATCAACCATTAGAACAATTTCCGCTCAACAAAATTGCGAGATTGGTGCTCATCTTCACCCTTGGTGCAACCCTCCATATTTTGGTCCTGCAACAGATGAAAGCTCACACGTAGTTAATTTGCCTAAAGAGCAAGTATCGCAAAAGCTTGACGTGTTAATGCGCCGCATCGAAGAGCAATTCTCAGTTAAAGCCAAATCGTTTCGCACTGGGCGATGGGGAATTGACTCCAATGTTTTAAAGCTGTTGACCAATGTAGGAATAACCGTTGACTCGAGCGTTTATCCATTTTACAGCAACGACTATTTCAGTTGCCTTGGGGCACCATCACTCCCCTATTGGCCTGATTTAAACAATCCCCTTGTGTCATCACAACAGCGGGATATTTTTGAGTTGCCGGTAACTGTTGGCTTTAATCGTCCGAACTTTTCACGATGGAATGACATTCACACCAAATTTGCCTCTCCTCCGTATAGTTGGACGAGGTTTAATGGTATCGCTTGGCACACACATTTATTACGTAAACAATATTTGTGCCCCGAGTTATCAGCACCGAAAGACATGTTATCTCTGTGTGAAACCGTCATAAACAAAGGATACACAGTGCTTCACATGTACATGCACAGCTCAAGCTTATTGGATAACAACAACAGCTTACTAGGAAACCGTAACGCCTATGAGTTTTTAAGCGAATCCATAACTGAGGTGATCACAACGTTGCGCGCTAAATACGAACTGAATTTTTGTACGCTATCTGAAGCAGCTGAAAAAATTCAGCAACATCCACAGAAGAGTACAAAATGA
- a CDS encoding glycosyltransferase, whose product MIRKRKVLQFICPTGFYGAERWVLALAKHLNPDTTICDLAVTMEPGQKPLELVKEYQKLNLATHIIDMKNKFDLGAVDRLATLIREQNIDIIHTHGYKSDIIGVLAARRAKIQCVVTPHGFENAKDFKLKTFIWLGCQSMRFAHKVVPLSQQLMQDVLNIGVKPEKTLYIQNGVDLSEVEAEPVPARVEPNKKRIGFVGQMISRKNIHDILDIFEKLHKKHPDTELILLGDGDARQELEQHTQTLASKDAIQFLGFRDDRLSLLKSFDLFVMTSTLEGIPRCLMEATAASIPVAAYDIAGIDQLISHEKTGLLATLGDKETLLTYWEKLLYNQTYATEMAENAKQFVYDNYSAQRMAAQYSDLFDEMTKDS is encoded by the coding sequence ATGATAAGAAAACGTAAAGTACTTCAATTTATCTGCCCAACAGGCTTTTACGGTGCAGAGCGTTGGGTGCTTGCCTTAGCGAAGCATTTAAATCCCGATACAACGATATGCGACTTAGCAGTCACCATGGAGCCTGGTCAAAAACCACTGGAGTTGGTCAAGGAGTACCAAAAGTTAAATTTAGCAACGCATATTATCGACATGAAGAATAAGTTTGATTTAGGGGCCGTGGATAGACTCGCCACGCTTATTCGTGAACAGAATATTGATATCATTCACACCCATGGATACAAGTCAGACATTATAGGCGTACTGGCGGCGAGGCGAGCAAAAATCCAGTGCGTGGTGACTCCACACGGCTTTGAGAATGCGAAAGACTTTAAATTAAAGACGTTTATCTGGCTTGGGTGTCAGTCGATGCGCTTTGCTCATAAAGTCGTTCCTCTTTCACAACAGCTTATGCAAGACGTGTTGAACATTGGCGTTAAGCCTGAAAAGACACTGTATATTCAGAACGGTGTAGATCTGTCTGAGGTGGAAGCAGAGCCCGTACCTGCGCGCGTGGAGCCCAACAAAAAACGCATTGGCTTTGTCGGCCAAATGATTAGTCGAAAAAATATTCACGATATTCTCGACATTTTTGAGAAATTACATAAAAAGCATCCTGATACTGAATTAATTTTACTCGGGGATGGGGATGCACGACAAGAATTAGAGCAGCATACTCAAACGTTAGCCAGTAAAGACGCGATACAGTTTTTAGGTTTTAGGGATGACAGATTAAGCCTGCTTAAGTCGTTTGATTTATTTGTTATGACCTCAACGTTGGAAGGGATCCCAAGATGCCTAATGGAGGCAACTGCTGCCAGTATCCCCGTAGCGGCTTATGACATAGCCGGTATTGACCAATTAATCAGCCATGAAAAAACAGGCTTACTCGCCACGTTAGGTGATAAAGAAACTCTACTTACCTATTGGGAAAAATTGTTGTACAACCAAACGTATGCAACAGAAATGGCTGAAAATGCTAAGCAATTCGTATACGATAATTATTCTGCTCAACGTATGGCAGCGCAATACAGTGATTTGTTTGACGAGATGACAAAGGATAGTTAA
- a CDS encoding glycosyltransferase, giving the protein MQISFIIPHKGRFEMLIQTIESIAKQTFDLSQVEVIVVSQTKEALSHTFCNDHSLRINTFLRSESDTISALRNYGETQAHGEFLAFLDADIYLSENWLEQMLNTLDCDPTRIIASAMQICLPEAPPLEKIRTSLSNAELDTNVAFLPGRNLFLTRNAFHKIGGFPEHLLTCEDYYFTDKAAQLGALFYTSAANYIHLGEDKTLKGMFDKEIWRGQSNLKSIEGRHIPIREWPSFIVPPAIFLCILCALILICAGQMALALLSSILALIPLLAYTIRLYRLDTLKVSFVNTFTFYAVYFPARAIGTFAGIFKSISNKNP; this is encoded by the coding sequence ATGCAGATTTCTTTTATCATTCCTCACAAAGGAAGGTTTGAAATGTTAATTCAAACCATTGAATCTATTGCTAAACAAACCTTTGACTTATCTCAAGTAGAAGTCATCGTCGTCAGTCAAACAAAAGAGGCGCTAAGCCACACCTTTTGTAACGACCATTCATTGCGTATCAACACATTTTTACGTTCTGAGTCAGACACCATATCGGCCCTTAGAAATTACGGCGAGACTCAAGCACACGGAGAGTTTTTAGCGTTTCTTGATGCGGATATCTACTTGTCAGAAAACTGGCTTGAGCAAATGTTGAACACCTTAGATTGCGATCCAACTCGAATTATTGCCAGTGCTATGCAAATTTGTCTACCAGAGGCTCCGCCGCTAGAGAAAATTCGCACGAGTTTGAGCAACGCAGAATTGGACACCAACGTGGCGTTTTTACCCGGTAGAAATTTATTTCTCACCCGAAACGCATTTCACAAAATTGGGGGGTTTCCAGAACACCTGCTGACCTGCGAAGATTACTATTTTACTGACAAAGCAGCGCAATTAGGCGCCCTGTTTTATACCTCAGCAGCTAATTACATTCATTTAGGTGAAGATAAAACCTTAAAAGGTATGTTTGACAAGGAGATATGGCGCGGGCAGTCAAATTTAAAGTCTATTGAAGGTAGACACATCCCTATTAGGGAATGGCCAAGCTTTATTGTTCCCCCAGCGATTTTTTTATGCATTCTGTGTGCGCTTATTCTAATATGCGCCGGGCAAATGGCCCTAGCCTTGCTTAGTTCGATACTAGCCCTGATACCTTTACTTGCATACACCATACGTTTATATCGCTTAGATACATTGAAGGTCTCTTTTGTAAACACATTCACCTTCTATGCGGTGTACTTTCCAGCTCGGGCGATCGGTACCTTTGCCGGCATATTTAAATCTATTAGCAATAAAAACCCTTAA
- a CDS encoding GNAT family N-acetyltransferase, protein MACLVYFNRVNRIYTITHYPLEDIALHEALWSDLYKQSDASVFLNWSWIKAWLTSINSVPVVLAAYENTRCVGLAFLIQRNARSSSRIDIKQLWLHRKGEQASDQMWIEHNDFLLHQNNKEQIRLAMLEYLFAQKKLWHELYFGLTNSKVINSLKLNWPSCREVISSPDFEVDLRYKANLNDYLADLSKNTRSQIRRTEKLLTQSGELALTVAQTAAQKETFLEDISRLHKDKWRDTEFGSGFDNPIFEQFHRHLIFEDDVTNKTRLYCLTLDKKPIAYIYLLIDDDTWYFYLSAINGHDDNRVKVGLLAHAYIIEQAIAEKVSKYSFLAGEARYKRSLSNLPETSQTLVCFYQPTVFMRLRECARRYKNALPNILRH, encoded by the coding sequence TTGGCCTGTTTAGTATATTTCAACCGAGTAAATCGTATCTATACCATCACTCATTATCCACTGGAAGATATTGCGCTACATGAGGCGCTGTGGAGCGACCTTTATAAACAGTCTGATGCTAGCGTTTTTCTTAATTGGTCATGGATAAAAGCATGGTTAACGTCAATAAATTCTGTGCCGGTTGTGTTAGCTGCATATGAAAATACCCGCTGTGTAGGTTTAGCTTTTTTAATACAGCGAAACGCCCGTTCTTCGAGCAGAATAGATATCAAGCAACTATGGCTGCATAGAAAAGGTGAGCAGGCGTCAGATCAAATGTGGATTGAGCATAACGATTTTCTGTTGCATCAGAACAACAAAGAGCAGATTCGTTTAGCCATGTTGGAATATCTGTTTGCGCAAAAAAAACTGTGGCACGAATTGTATTTTGGATTAACGAATTCAAAAGTGATTAATTCACTTAAACTAAACTGGCCTTCTTGTCGAGAAGTCATTAGCTCTCCCGATTTCGAAGTCGACTTACGCTACAAAGCCAATTTAAATGATTACTTGGCTGATTTATCGAAAAACACTCGTTCGCAAATTAGGCGTACAGAAAAGCTATTAACACAATCAGGTGAATTAGCGCTTACCGTGGCTCAAACCGCAGCCCAGAAAGAAACGTTCCTAGAAGATATATCTCGACTACACAAAGATAAATGGAGAGATACAGAATTTGGCAGTGGATTTGATAACCCGATTTTTGAGCAATTTCATAGACATCTGATTTTTGAAGATGATGTAACGAATAAAACCCGACTTTACTGCCTCACTCTCGATAAAAAACCAATCGCCTACATATATCTACTAATAGATGATGACACTTGGTATTTTTACCTGTCTGCCATAAACGGCCATGACGACAACAGAGTCAAAGTCGGATTACTTGCACATGCATATATAATCGAACAAGCCATAGCTGAAAAAGTCAGTAAGTATAGCTTTTTAGCAGGGGAAGCACGCTACAAGCGTTCGTTATCAAACCTCCCTGAAACAAGCCAAACACTGGTTTGTTTTTATCAACCCACTGTGTTTATGCGTCTACGAGAATGTGCACGACGATATAAAAACGCACTACCAAACATATTGAGACATTAG